From Tripterygium wilfordii isolate XIE 37 chromosome 16, ASM1340144v1, whole genome shotgun sequence, one genomic window encodes:
- the LOC119980323 gene encoding F-box protein PP2-A12-like, with translation MGASFSFSCTDRRDGTVSVQSKPSLGDLPEDCVALILEYLGPSEICKLASLNRAFRGASWADFVWESKLPHNYPILIDKVVGDLPRKLGRREIYERLCKVNTFDGGTKKSWLDKSTGDVCLSISSKGLAITGIDDRRYWNHIPSEESRFSRVAYLQQIWWFEVDGEVEFPFPPGTYSVFFRLQLGRASKRFGRQICNTEHVHGWDKKPVRFQLSTSDGQNTASQCFLDDPGKWNHYHVGDFVVANANVTTKIKFSMMQIDCTHTKGGLCLDSVVVYPSMCRERLKQF, from the exons ATGGGTgccagtttttctttttcatgtacTGATCGGAGAGATGGGACTGTTTCTGTGCAATCAAAGCCGAGTCTCGGTGACTTACCGGAGGATTGTGTGGCTTTGATTCTGGAATATTTAGGGCCTTCGGAGATATGTAAATTGGCGAGTCTGAACAGGGCGTTTCGCGGTGCTTCTTGGGCTGATTTTGTTTGGGAATCGAAATTGCCTCACAATTATCCGATTCTAATTGACAAAGTGGTTGGTGATCTGCCTAGAAAGTTGGGTCGGAGAGAGATTTATGAGAGGCTTTGCAAGGTTAACACTTTTGATGGTGGCACCAAG AAATCATGGTTGGATAAGAGTACAGGGGATGTTTGTTTGTCCATTTCTTCCAAGGGTTTGGCTATAACTGGGATCGATGATAGGAGATACTGGAATCATATTCCATCTGAGGAATCTAG ATTCTCCAGAGTTGCATATCTTCAACAGATCTGGTGGTTCGAAGTTGATGGAGAGGTTGAATTCCCATTCCCACCGGGGACATATAGCGTTTTCTTTAGGCTGCAATTGGGGCGTGCCTCGAAGAGGTTTGGTCGCCAGATATGTAATACCGAACATGTTCATGGTTGGGACAAAAAGCCTGTTCGATTTCAGCTATCGACTTCAGATGGTCAAAATACTGCCTCACAATGTTTCCTGGATGACCCGGGAAAGTGGAATCACTACCATGTAGGGGACTTTGTCGTTGCAAATGCCAATGTGACAACAAAGATTAAGTTCTCTATGATGCAGATCGACTGCACACACACAAAAGGCGGTCTTTGTCTAGACTCCGTGGTAGTGTATCCGAGTATGTGTAGAGAAAGGTTGAAGCAGTTTTAA